One stretch of Zingiber officinale cultivar Zhangliang chromosome 6B, Zo_v1.1, whole genome shotgun sequence DNA includes these proteins:
- the LOC121988778 gene encoding peroxidase 15-like, whose amino-acid sequence MTSFFSSSHVFSSSSLHNPMLLLLLGFTIVFHVHECEAQLTTTFYDTTCPNVSTIVRDQVRQAQSSDLRILASLTRLFFHDCFANGCDGSILLDNSSTIVTEKDAAPNNNSVRGFDVIDNIKVAVENNCSGIVSCSDILAIAAEASVNLAGGPTWSVLLGRRDGTTTNLTAANNLPSPFDNVTILQQKFAAVNLTVTDLIALSGAHTFGRAQCRTFNQRLFNFSNTGNPDPSLNTTYLSALQQSCPQGGNISVLNDLDVSTPDTFDNQYYTNLQSLRGLLQTDQDLLSAASTNASTAPIVNDFAANQTTFFESFLEAMIKMGNIGVLTGSNGEIRSNCRQVNGASDMLMIEVGAKRSSSVENI is encoded by the exons ATGActtctttcttctcctcttctcatgttttctcttcctcctctctgcATAATCCAATGTTATTGTTGCTGTTAGGATTCACTATCGTCTTCCATGTCCATGAGTGCGAGGCTCAATTAACCACGACGTTCTATGATACCACTTGTCCGAACGTGTCGACTATCGTGCGTGACCAAGTGAGACAGGCACAGAGTTCGGATCTACGCATCCTTGCGAGCCTCACTCGCCTCTTCTTCCATGATTGCTTCGCTAAC GGTTGTGATGGATCGATATTGCTGGATAATAGCAGCACAATCGTAACGGAGAAGGATGCTGCCCCGAACAACAACTCTGTGCGGGGTTTTGACGTCATAGACAACATCAAAGTCGCCGTCGAAAATAACTGCTCCGGCATTGTATCTTGCTCTGATATCTTAGCTATTGCAGCTGAAGCTTCGGTGAACTTA GCAGGTGGGCCTACATGGagtgtcttacttggaagaagagATGGAACTACAACCAATTTAACTGCCGCAAATAACCTTCCTTCTCCCTTCGATAATGTCACTATCCTCCAACAAAAATTTGCGGCTGTCAACCTTACCGTCACCGATTTAATCgccttatcag GAGCTCACACCTTTGGGCGTGCTCAATGTCGGACCTTCAACCAGCGACTCTTCAACTTCAGTAACACAGGCAATCCAGATCCATCATTGAACACCACATATCTCTCCGCATTGCAGCAGAGTTGCCCTCAAGGCGGAAATATCAGCGTCCTCAATGACCTCGATGTCTCCACCCCTGACACCTTCGATAACCAATATTACACTAATTTGCAGAGCCTGAGGGGGCTGCTCCAAACCGACCAAGACCTGCTCTCTGCCGCCTCCACCAATGCATCTACTGCCCCCATCGTCAATGACTTTGCTGCTAATCAAACCACCTTTTTCGAGAGCTTTCTTGAGGCGATGATTAAGATGGGAAACATCGGTGTGCTCACGGGGAGCAACGGGGAGATCAGGAGCAATTGCAGGCAAGTGAATGGAGCTAGTGACATGTTAATGATTGAAGTTGGTGCTAAAAGAAGTTCTTCTGTTGAGAATATTTGA